In Methanotorris formicicus Mc-S-70, the sequence ATCGAGTAAAACCACATCGTTCTCTTAATTTTAAAACTCCTTATGAAGTTTATTGTGGTGTAGAGTGTGATAAGGAGGTGATTAGCGTATGAAAAATTATGGCGAAATAATTTCAGGGTACAACACACACTATCAGTTTTAAAAAGTTTCATTCGAATTCAATGGTTGCTGGTGGCTTGTCTGTTATATCTAACACAACTCTTGCCACATTTGGAATTTCTGATGTTATTCTTTTGCTTATTCTTTTTAAAACGTCCCATGGGAGTTCTGGGACATGGGCAGTCATTGCATCAAGGGATTTAACAAACCTTAAGGCAACAACCCAATTGTAATCCCTAATATCTCCTTTAACCCCAGTTGCCTTTGTATCCAAAACTGCAGCGAAATATTGCCATAAATCCTTGTCCAATCCTGCTTTTTCTATCTCTTCCTCAACAATAGCATTTGCCTCCCTACAGATGTTTAATTTTTCCTCTGTAATCTCTCCCAAAATTCTAACTGCCAAACCTGGGCCTGGAAATGGTTGCCTATATACGATTTTATCTGGCAATCCTAATTCTTTTGCTAAGAGTCTAACCTCATCCTTATATAAATCCCTCAACGGTTCTACAACCTCTAAAACCATTCCTCCTGGCAGTGCAATGTTGTGGTGGGTTTTTATCTTCCCTTCACTTTCAATCCAATCTGGTGCTATGGTTCCTTGGACTAAAACTTCTTCTCCATTCTCCCTTGCAACTTCCTCAAAAACCTCAATAAACACCCTTCCAATAATCTTTCTCTTCTCTTCTGGGTCAGTAACTCCCTTCAATTCATTTAAAAATCTCTCTTTTGCATCAATACATTTGAAATTTAATCCCAGTTGGTCTCTGAAAATTTTTGTAACCTCTTCTGGCTCTTTCTTCCTCATCAATCCTGTATCAACAAAAACTGCCAAAAGTTTATCTCCAATTGCCTTATGTGTCAACACTGCTGCAACTGAACTATCTACTCCTCCACTCAGTGCGATAATTGCCTTTCTGTTTCCAATTTGCTCTTTTATTTCTTTTATGCTTTCCTCAATAAACTTCTTTGGGTCAAACATATTTTACCTCCCAATTTTTAGAATAACCTAAACAACAATAAAAACAAAATTTAACATTTTTACAAAATCATATATAATTTATTTTGAGTTTTGTAATTTTTTATTGTTGATTTTATTATTCCTATTGTTTTTACTGTTTAAATACTTAAAGGCATTTTCTGACAATCGTCTGGCTAAATTTTCAGGTACTTTTTCACCATTTTTATATAAAAACTCTGCAATACTTGCAGATAATAGAAAAATCGCTGCCCTTTGTTCAACTTTTAATTTATGGATGTAGTGGGGTTTTATATCTAACTTTTCATAAATTTTTAAGTATTCAGAGTCGTAACAATCGTCATCAAGTAATTCTCTAACAACATGAACAAAAAATTGATGTAATTCCATTAATTGTTCTTTGTGCATTCTATCCCCATTTTACTAAATAATTAAGTAGAATATTGCAAATAACCTTAATTTAGGATTAATAACTTATTTTCAAATTTAAAAGAAATAATGTTGAATAATTACAAAGAATTTACAAACAATCAAAATTGTTCTATAGTGCAATACAAATAATTGTTAAGTAGGTGATATATATTTTTAACTCTCTGGGAAAATTTAAAAGAAAAGGTTTTTTTATCCTTCTAAAAGTTTGATAACCTTTTCCTCAATATCATCAACAGGTTTATTTAAAATTCCTCCCAATGCTTCAGCAAATATTCTTACATATTTCATAACGTATTTTTTCTTTTTCTCTTCTTCTATTTCTCTTCTAATCCTTGATAAATGCTTTTCCAAATCCCTACCGCAAATCATCAACGCCTGCCTTATTTCATTAAATATCTCTTCATTTTCATTTTCACTACACGCTACTGCCTGTTTTCCAGCAGAAGTGTATGGGACGTGTGTAGAGATTAGGTTAATAAATACTGTCATTGGTATGTCCTCTCCCCTAAGTCCATATCTCTTCCAATTAATACTTTTAACTGCCTTGGTTAATCCACACCCGCCTGTGTCAAACAATAGAGGGACATGGTTTGCGAATCTCATAATCTCCATTTTTCTACCTTCATCAGACTGCCTTCCGGATTCCCCACCATACGCTATCGCTACTTCAACAGCGAAAGGAATTCCTCCTTTGTAGGTTTTTGGATTTCTCGTTATTGCCTTAACAAAGTTGGGGTTTAGTAGGGACTCGAGGGATTTTTCAATATTCTCTGCTCCTATAGGTCTTAGACCACTTGTTGAAGGTGCTATGAAGTCCATATCTTGGAGGCATCTTACAATAATTTCTGCATCTTCCCAACCCAATTCTTTAGGGTTCTTTGACAATATATTTTTAATTTCCCCTTTGAATTTTTCCAATTCTTCATCTGAAATCATTCCTTTTTCTTTTAATGCATTTACAAACTCTTCTGGTGATTTTGTTATATTTTTTAATTTCTTTCTAAATTCCTCCATAGTAGATGCAGATAGGAAATTCTTCTCTGCATAATCTATGAAGTTTTCCGGCTTTTTCTTGAAATGGTGTTTTATCTCCTTTATCTTCCCTTCATCAAATTTGTTAAACAGATACTCCATTATCATATACTTTAAAACAAACCTTTTAAGTTCATCCAAACTTTCTGGTAGGAAGTTTATAACATCTTTTAATTGCTTTATTTCTTCATCGTCAATATATTCTTTAAACTTTTCAATATAGTCATCAATATTGATATTTAAGTAACAATCTACTACAATACTCCAAAATACGCTGTTTCTGTAATTTTCCAATAATTTATCCCTCAACATGTAATTTTCTAAGTCTTTAATTCTTTTAGATGAGAATCTTGAGAGTTCTTGAACAAGCATACTTGAAACTCTTTTTGCCTGAGTTTTTCTTGATATATAGAGGAATTCATCAGGTGTTAAACCATGTGGATGTGGTTTCATCTCTTCTGGTCTTTTTGGGATTTCATGGGATACTCTATCAAATACTATGGTATCCTCTGGGTCTTTTAATGTTATCTTTGCATGTGGAGTTGCTAAACTAATTCTTCTTAAGTATTCATAAGGTCCATATTCTCCCCTGTTGTAAGTGACCTCCTTGAATTCTCCCCCAACCCTAGTTCCTCTCCAATTTCCAGGTCTTGTTTTGTGAGATACAACTTCACCTTCGTTTTTTTCAACACTCATCTTTATTTCCATTTCGTGGATTATGCCATCTCCAGTTGAAGTTATGATTTTTAATGGTTTCCCTGTGGTCATTTGAGCAAACAACAAAACCCCTGCTGCCCCTATACCCTGTTGTCCTCTTGATTGGACAAGCCTGTGCATCTTAGAACCAGCGAGCATTTTCCCAAAAACCTTTGGAACAAACTCAGGTGGAATTCCGGGACCGTTATCTTCAACAGTAACCTTGTAGTGGTCAGTTCCTAACTTCTCTATTTCTACTTTAATATCTGGTAAAATCTCTGCCTCTTCACATGCATCTAAACTATTCGTTACTAATTCATGGATAATTGTGGTCATACTTCTTAATTTTCCACTGTATCCAAGCATATGCCTATTTTTTCTAAAAAATTCTGCTACTGAATGTTCTTTAAATTCTTCAAATAGATTTTCTGCCATATCATCACCATAAGTATATGGGTT encodes:
- a CDS encoding UPF0058 family protein — translated: MHKEQLMELHQFFVHVVRELLDDDCYDSEYLKIYEKLDIKPHYIHKLKVEQRAAIFLLSASIAEFLYKNGEKVPENLARRLSENAFKYLNSKNNRNNKINNKKLQNSK
- a CDS encoding DNA topoisomerase VI subunit B; translated protein: MAENLFEEFKEHSVAEFFRKNRHMLGYSGKLRSMTTIIHELVTNSLDACEEAEILPDIKVEIEKLGTDHYKVTVEDNGPGIPPEFVPKVFGKMLAGSKMHRLVQSRGQQGIGAAGVLLFAQMTTGKPLKIITSTGDGIIHEMEIKMSVEKNEGEVVSHKTRPGNWRGTRVGGEFKEVTYNRGEYGPYEYLRRISLATPHAKITLKDPEDTIVFDRVSHEIPKRPEEMKPHPHGLTPDEFLYISRKTQAKRVSSMLVQELSRFSSKRIKDLENYMLRDKLLENYRNSVFWSIVVDCYLNINIDDYIEKFKEYIDDEEIKQLKDVINFLPESLDELKRFVLKYMIMEYLFNKFDEGKIKEIKHHFKKKPENFIDYAEKNFLSASTMEEFRKKLKNITKSPEEFVNALKEKGMISDEELEKFKGEIKNILSKNPKELGWEDAEIIVRCLQDMDFIAPSTSGLRPIGAENIEKSLESLLNPNFVKAITRNPKTYKGGIPFAVEVAIAYGGESGRQSDEGRKMEIMRFANHVPLLFDTGGCGLTKAVKSINWKRYGLRGEDIPMTVFINLISTHVPYTSAGKQAVACSENENEEIFNEIRQALMICGRDLEKHLSRIRREIEEEKKKKYVMKYVRIFAEALGGILNKPVDDIEEKVIKLLEG
- the guaA gene encoding glutamine-hydrolyzing GMP synthase; this encodes MFDPKKFIEESIKEIKEQIGNRKAIIALSGGVDSSVAAVLTHKAIGDKLLAVFVDTGLMRKKEPEEVTKIFRDQLGLNFKCIDAKERFLNELKGVTDPEEKRKIIGRVFIEVFEEVARENGEEVLVQGTIAPDWIESEGKIKTHHNIALPGGMVLEVVEPLRDLYKDEVRLLAKELGLPDKIVYRQPFPGPGLAVRILGEITEEKLNICREANAIVEEEIEKAGLDKDLWQYFAAVLDTKATGVKGDIRDYNWVVALRFVKSLDAMTAHVPELPWDVLKRISKRITSEIPNVARVVLDITDKPPATIEFE